The sequence GCTGGAATGTGCTGTGTGGCTCACTTTCTGTAATAACGGTGCTCGCCTCTCGCTATATGTGAGGAGAACTCGTACTTGTCCTGGCTGCGATACCCACACACGTTACATTCGAATGGGTCGCGAAACCCATGGCAGCCCATGTGTATAGTGAACATCACATAATCCAGGTACAGCACCCGGCAGTGCTCACACTTGAAGACTCTAACCTGTTCGCCCTCGTTAGTGACCACTTTAAACATCTCGCGACCTGACCCTGCTGTTGCTTTGGGATTCTCTTTGGCTGCAGGAAGGCCGTTTCTGATCTGGGAAGCGATCAGGTGATGCTGCAGGTAGGCCTGACTGTTGCGGTCCTCGTGGTTACTCTCTGTGTCCGTGGAGTCCAGGCAACTGTTGGGGGACGTTCCTGTTTCACACGACTTGTTTTTCAACTGGAAGCCGCTGTTATGAGCGGCTGCTTCTCGTGTGTGGCCGTTGGGGGGGTCGGAACGGGTGAGCGACAGCGGGTAGAGGTTGCTGATGACAGACACCATCTCGGAGGTGGGAGCAGGGGCTGTCTGGACGAGGGGTCGCAGTGACTCTGCTCCCAGGTAGGAAATGGCATTGTTGATGGCCTGGTCCATGAAGCGGGTCTGCATCATTTCACCCTCCTTGTTATAAGATGGGGTTGAGGTGTACCGCAGGTCAGGGTAGCCGAAACAAAACTGCTTCTCCCCTGTGTGTGAGAAAAAGAGTAGATTTAGGGCTCAGGGGGACATCACAAAGCAAATTGTGCCCCGCACTAAGACAGAGATGAGCTGGACAGAGGCAGGACTGTCGTTCCAACACCAGATCAGGAAAATGGTGTTTGTGGGCATTGCCGAGCGTAACACGAGCCCGTTCACTCACTGAAAGGGGGCTTAATATTGAGCTTAATATGGAGTGGGGGGTCTGCGAGCTGTCAGTTACGGCCGTTATTCACCAGTCGCTGGGGAATATTCCACATCTTTTATTCAGGGACCCCCCCACCCAGAGCCCAGGGTGTATGTTTTCAGGATCCCGGGGTGGGGTAATACACAGTGTTAATCTTTGCATGTTTTAGTACAGTAAGAAAGAAACTTTGTAATGTTGCTGTGAACTAATATCTGAAACTGAGACAGTCACATCAGATCTCACCAATCAAAACACTTGCCAATTTCTTCATGATGTTCAGTTCCTGTCGTGTGCACTGCCGCTGAAGGGGTATGGAATGCCCCAATGTTCAACATTTTTAGTTACTCTAACCCCAATATTTAACTCTTTTTATCTATTAATTTTCTAAAACATGCACCCACTTCTGTTCTCTTTGATATGCCTATCCTCATTATTGGACTTTACTGCAACTTGCCTCCCACTATTGCACGAGCTAATTGTGTGACCCTCGAGACAGAGTGCGGAGCTGCACTCGGGGGGAATGGGTTGGACAATCGGGGCTACAATGTCACAGACctttcccccaccagcgctccctgtGTGTGTTACTGCCTGCTGGGAGCTTGGCACTGTAGAACTGCCCTTACACTCTCTGACCTGTGGAATCACTCCCACAGTGGGATTCCACAGTATTAAATCCAGTTGTTAAAAGGCAGCGCAGTATGAGTGTGGGTGCGTTAAATGTTATATGGAACGCTGCTGATGGGAAATGAATCCTCTGAACTTGATGTACAGACAAAGCTGTAAATGTCTGAAGTAAGGTGTTCGAGAAtgtcagaaattacagaatgaagTTCGTGCTAACTCTTCAATTGGGAGGTGGGACACGACCCAACAGATCCAGGCTCCCCAAACAGATTATATATTAGCTCATGATAGACCTGTGCTTTGCTTCCTGCACAATTTCTCCAAATCCGTCTAAATTTGTAACGGTTATTTACAGCTGCAGCTTTCTGTTACAGTGAGTGATCTTCCAACAAAAGCTTCACATCTCAGCATTGCTCACTGATAGAGAACTGGGGTAAAGTTCCTGCTCAATAGCAGGCCCTACACCGTAAGCAGCTACTGAAGGCAGAGTCACAGAGCGGCCCTGCTAGAGTTTCTGAAGGCAGTCAGGGAatcacaggaggccattgggcctgtcgtgcctatgctggctctcaGTGGTGCCCAGTCCCATAACCCGCTTTCCATCCGTAACCCTGAGAGTTCCTCATCCTCATCTCCCTGTCCAACTCTCTTTTAAAATGATTGATGGAATCAGCTTATTTCACATTCTCAGGCAgaacgttccagatcccgacaactctctgagtgaaaacatttctccctaTCTCCACTTGCAACCTTTCGCCAATGATTCTgaatctgtgacctttggttaccGACTCACTCGTCAGACGGAATAGGTTTTCTCTCTACTCTATCAACACCTCTCATCATCCTGAAAATctcattaggtcacctcttaaccttgtcTGTTCCAAGGTTATGGACTGGGTCTGTGAGGGTGAGAGAGCAGGGGGTGGGGGCTGTGAGGGTGAgcagtgggacgggggggggagctgtgagggtgagcgggggggagggctgtgagggtgagtgggggggagggaggtggcggTGAGGGTGAGCAGTGGGGGGAGCTGTGAggtgagccgggggggggggggggggggggtggaggaggctgCACCAGACAGTGGCAGGATCAGTATAAGTCATGTTTGTGAAAGCAGTTTGGTTTGGGGGTGACAGCCGGGTTTGTAAAAGCagtcaggagggagggagagagagacagagagagagagagagcgagagccggaaggagggaaggagggagagggtgagagaaatcgggagggagggagagaaggagagtgtGAGGAatcgggtgggagagggagagtgtgagagcagttgggagggagagagaggagagtgtgagaggacttgggggggagggagggagagtttgaggagttggggggaggggaggcagggaaAGTTTGAGTGGAgtcgggggggcgagggagagtgtgaggagccgtgggcgagggagggagaggagtcggtggtgagtggggggggttagagggagtgtgtgaggagtcggggggaagggagggagagtttgagaggagtcgggggggggggggcaaggcagggagagtttgaggagttgggggcgATGGAGGGAGAGTTTGAGGCGTCTGGGGCAAGGGagggagagtttgaggagttgggggcgAGGCAGGGAGCGTTTGGGAGGAGTTGGGGGCGACGGAGGGAGAGTTTGAGGagtcgggggcgagggagggagagtttGAGGagtcgggggcgagggagggagagtttGAGGAGTCGGGGGGAGGGCGAGGCAGGGAGAGTTTAAGGAGtccggggcgagagagggagagtttGAAGAGTTGGGGGCGAGAGAGGGTTTGaggagtggggggtgagggagggagagtttgAGAGGAATCGGGGGCGAGGGAGAGTTTGAGGAGTCGGGGGGGCAAagcagggagagtgtgagaggagtgggggggcgagggagggagggtttgAGTCGTCGGGGGCGAGGGAAGGAGGGTTTGAGGAgtcggggagcgagggagggagggtttgAGGAGTTGGGGGTGAGGGAGGAAGAGTTTGAGGAgtcggggggcgagggagggagggtttgaggagttgggggtgtgggagggagagTTTGAGGAGCTGGGAGGGTCAGCGAGCAGCTCCAGAGGGGGGCTCCTGATATACAGGCATCACTGACCCTTCACGTTCCCTCAGACTGCCACTGTGCCGTGTTCACTCGGCTCTCTGATGTGCACACACCGTTACTGTTCATGCCTTGAGCTCGGTGTGGCTGGCTCTGGCCGCTGTGCTTTCCCCAATGGCGGTGTGTGTAAGTAAGGCTTTGCTGGCCCGTGTATACAGCTCAGTGGGCAATCTAACCCAGCCAAGGCTCAGCATCACGTTGCCCCCTAATCTGTGTTCTAATGGAAAAGAACCCATTTTTCaagccctgggggaggggggatgttgaGTGGGCGGAGGCTGGAGTGGAGTGGAGGAACGGCCAGTTACTCGACTGAAAATGCCAATGAGTCTGACTGTAGAACCACTCGCCCAAGTCTGTTGTGTGAATGCTGTAGGGTCTTATGACCCCACAGACTGGGAACTGTCACTGGGCTGGCTCCAGATGACTCAGTGTGAATTGTGCACTTTTGAACCCCAGTATGAAAAACGCAGGTTTCCACTTTGATAATTAAAATGATGAAAATTCAGATTCTAATCGAGCATGTGGAGAATGACTCGATATCTGGCTGTGTGCTGATGTTGGAGAGATGCCAAAGGACCCCACAGCATCACCAGCTACTGAAAGTCATTGAGTAAAAAGGAGCTTgttctaaacaacaacaacaatctgCCCTCCCGTGGGGCGGCACACTGTATCCCCACTGCCCTGGGCTGCTGTACACTCCCAGTGTGCACACAGTGTTGGTGGGCTGCTGTACATTCCCAGTGTACACACAGTAATTGGTAGGCTGCTGTACACTCCCAGTGTGCACACACTGTTGGTGGGCTGCTGTACACTCCCAGTGTGCACACAGTGTTGGTGGGCTGCTgtacactcccagtgtacacacagTGTTGGTAGGCTGTTGTACACTCCCAGTGTGCACACAGTGTTGGTGGGCTGCTGTACACTCCCAGTGTGCACAGTGTTGGTGGGCTGCTGTACACTCCCAGTGTGCACACACTGTTGGTGGGCTTCCTGTGTTCGCTTCCCAGGCACGAGTGTGGGGCAACATTTCTGATGCCAGGCTGCATGGCTGTCTTTATATGACTGCTTGCCCTCCCTGTCACTGCTATTCTCTTCATTCTTTTCTGTCACTTTCCTATCTTCTGTTTCTTCCTATTTTAGTTTCTCGACCTCTATCTTTCACGTTTCAGCTCCCCACCAACTGCAAGGCGATGAATGCTACCCTGTTTGAAGCACGTGTCAGACACATGTGCCTTTCAGTGTCTCCGATTGTACAATGGCAGATCCAGTCACTCCCTCTCCGGGCCACGATGTGGACCTGTCAGCCGTTTCTCACTGAACTCTTACTGGATCGTGGGAAGATATGATCCAAGGCCGAGAGGTGTACGTGGGCCAGCTGTGGGCGCACAGACTACAGACACCCACTGCTCAGAACCGCCTTCAGATTAATATTGGGGCCACAGGTTTGCAATGAACAACCTTAGTGACACTGGAAAAAAGCAAAAACTACCCCGATGGAGTGGTATGACAGACTCCGACTCCAGCAACAGCATCTGATTACCTCCCAGTGCTCAGCCCCTGTGCTGGGGCTGTGGGGCCCTGTGCTGGGGCAGTGGGGCCCTGTGCTGGGGCAGTGGGGCCCTGTGCTGGGGCAGTGGGTCCCTGTGCTGGGGCAGTGGGGCCCTGTGCTGGGGCAATGATCACCTCTACACGATGTAGATGGAAATAAACTGAAATTCACCACCATGTGATTGTCAGCTCtgcatatttcccacattacaacagggactacacttcaacagtacttcattggctgtaaagcgctttgagacatccggtggtcatgaaaggcgctttataaatacaggtATTTCCTTCTTTCTTTTCCCATCCACTCCTGCTTAAATTCAAGTTcagtgggggagaaattccccagggcTCCGATTGGGGCGGTAACTGGCTCGGGGCAGGACTTCCTGTTACCCTCAGACACAAAATTGCGGTTACCGATCCTCGCAGGAAGCGGAGCGTAATCCCGCGCTCTCCACTTCCTGATGGAGCGGGTTCCGGGGGAATACTGGGGCGCGATTGTCAGCTCCGCGCAGCGCTGACAATTCAATGTCACTCCACTTCCGCGAAAGGGTCGGGCTGTTGCGCACCCTGCCGGGTcgcagccccccacccacccagtggCCAAACAGATAAGATGGTGGCACGGGTTCTCCCCACCCCCTCGTTAACTTGCACCCCGCGAGCGGAGGTTGTTCGGGTTCGCGACCCGCAAGGGTGGCGATGACAACGCGAGTGGCAGCCTCGCGGGGCGCTGCCCAATTCCCGCTGCGGGGCGGAAAGAGGTCggcgcgcatggtgatgatgttacCGGCGGTTGCGTGGCGGCCCGGGACGCTACCGTGGCAGCACCTCtgctaactcccatgcaatttcgcgggagcctgtcgtgcgcccccccccccgtcccccaaaaCCCGGGCGGTAACTGTttcgtgccccattagcgccccccagaggtgCGGACAGGCGTCGCTaaacagggcaattttggccccagagttTCCTCCACACCAGCTGTTAACCCAGAAACATGGTGCAGCGTGTATAACTATACAGGAATCCAtagcaccagtggaaacaactggaCAGTGAATTACCATCTCCTGTTAAAATTTCATGGATGTGATTATCAGGCACTGCGTATAACGGgcagccgacccgacccgacactgcCCGTCTTGTGCCACCGCCCCAGAACAATTTCTACCCCGTAATGTTTTAATTTAGCCATTTTGTTGACTTTTTTTCTCACCAACATGAGGGCCATTGCTGCTGAGAACAGAGTTCAGTGTCCTAGTGACGCCTCGGAACTGCTCTGTTCTGGGCAACTTAGTGCTGTGCACTTGCACACATTGGGAACTGGGCTAAGAGCAGTGAAGTCACATTTGTAAGTGATATTTGACATTAAACCCGGATGCAGCCAGAAGCAATGGACCACAGACCAGTATCTCACAAGACTGACCCCCAATGGATCCTGAAATCGCAGAAAGACCAGGAGAAATTACACAGTGCACCTCTGGGTTTGAATTTTTCTGTATTGTGTGTCTGACTTTGGGAGCAAAGATTGGTGAATGTTAATAATATGTTTCATGGCAATTTAATCTCTGCAAAACAAAATCGGGATTACAGGATAATCATTGATTACAAGCCAGGTAtaagcaacctgccctcataatttaatccttttagcctcggtatcattctggtgaatctgcactgcgccCCCTCCAAGGTCAAcatatcctccctgaggggcggggcccaggactgaacACAGTCACTCCTCATGAGGTTGCCATGGAGTTCCCAATCCCAGCAGGATCACACTGGGCTGATACCCGATCCCAGCAGCACTGTTCTCATTCTTCAGCCAGCACCTGCATCAGGAAGACACAATACTGCAGGTTCCATCTGAAGGTGGACTGCtgctgggagtgggagtgggagctgGATTGAAATCCAGTGCTCCTGCTGGGAGTGGGAACTGCATGGCAAACCGGTCTCTGCTGCGTAAAGTATATACGTTGTGTATAGTGAGGATGTATTTGTCCGACCTGCACACAGCTCTTGGAAGCCGTGAATTGTACCAGAAAGTCATTTATATTAACAAACCTGCCTTAATTCATTTGAAACCGAGAGAAGTGACTCATGAGCTTAAAGCCTAATTAACAAGATGTGAAGTAATCTGAGCCTGTGGGTGAAGATATTGCTCCTTCCCTCTCCCTACTAAAACACGCACAGTCCAAATCGTGTTGTGGGGTTTGTTTCAATGAGTAAAGCATACAGATATCTATCACAATGTTCTTACATTTACGGGTAATAGAAATGTCAAGAGATCTCCAGCAGATGAAAGCAACTGTTAAAATCATCTTGGTGAACACTTGTTACTTTCTGTCTTATTTTAATAAAGTATAGATAAGAGAGTTCAGAAAAACCGGTGTGAAGCAGCCTCCTGTGAACAGGAAAAGAACCTCTGGCACTTTGATCCACATTAACACTTTGGTTTCTGGGCTTCACTGCAGCTTTGCAGAATCACTCCCGCAAACTCTTTGCAAAATATCTTTTCGTGGTAAATAGATGGGAACAAATGTCGATATAAACTGAAAAAAATTCAgagaaaaagttttttttaaaaaacagtattTCCTGCATCGAGTGAAAATCTTTAGGGGTTGTGTTGTCGAGAGTGAACTCCTAGAAACTTTAAACGGGTTAAAGTACTACTGGCAGAGGTGTGTAGCGTTAGCTATTTTTATCTCTTGCTACTGCTGCCTGTCTGTAACTATAATATTAGGCTCCGGACATGGGTGATTTTACTTGATGTGCGGAGTTAACCCTTGCACTATCGCAGACCAACGATCAGACAATGTGACATCTCACTATTGTGTTACCGTTTATTTATGCAAGGCATTTTAATTCCCTGACGTTTCCCACAGGACTATTTGCTTTCTCATTATCTAATAGCTGAACATTCTAAAAATATCCCCTCCGAAATGTGAGCCAAACAAACCAAGCTGGAATAACTCCCGATAGGTGCGATCCATATACAAACACAGTGCGTGCTGATATTATGCACCTGAATGCACGAGTTGTGCTAATCCATTTAGCTCAGTAAAAATAGCACCCACAGGAATGTAATACAAGCTCTTTAAGCCTTCGACCCTGACCGTGACCGATCGGAAGCTCTAACCTAAAGTCTTTAAATATTGATTTCATTCTCAGAGTTAAAATCTAAAATGATTAGCATGTGTCTGTAAATGTATTAAAATCCCGCAGCACTCGTAGGATTTCAAATATGACAAACAGTAACACGAGAAAAATCGAGGTCCGAACAGTAAAAGGGGGAGCTCACTGGGCACAGAATACAGGGACTGAAGCAGCTTCGAGTTTCCTATCAGACTGAAATGAGAAGTGTTTTGCACTGGGAGCTCATGAATGTTTAATAAAATTCATCCTTCCTTTTCCAGATGTGCTCTTTGGCTAAGAACGGCATTCTTCATTTTAATTAGTATTAACTGAAATACTGTTTGATTTCACAGCAACTTATTTTTTTGTTTAAAAGTGGGGCTCTGTTGATGAAACTGAAGTTGGTGAATCTGTAACAAAACTTATATAAAAATGAGTGAGTTATGCTCTGACATTCTCAAATAATACCACAGTGACAGTAAATGGAGTCTCAAATCCTTCCGATGTTGAAAATCCTCAATGAATGCTTGAATTTAGTGAAATGTCAACAGTACATCACATTATGAGCAGTGTCTGTACATTAATTGCACACAGCTCTACAGACAGTGTCTGGCGGTCATGGCGTACAGAGTCGTAATTTGATCaacacaattttttaaaaattcacttcAAAAATATCACTTTTTTTCTTGAAAGAACAAGTCCCAAAACGTTTTTAAACTCCAAGCAAGATGCATTCTTCAATTATACAGGTAGCGCCAACCATGTGCCACTATTGCTAACTCTACAGCCGCCAGTTATTCTAAGGTACACGCAACAACAGAACAAGCTACAGAGCACAAGGCAAAGACCAGTGTGTCAAAATCCTCAGCTTCATGTTCAGGAACTGGTGGGCGTCAGGAGCCAGCTTACTTACAATGACTAAAATAAAGCCTCTAAGTTCTTACCAATAAATTTTTGAGGCATTGAGCTTTTCCGTTTGGCGACATTACTAGCGAGCCTGTCCAGGACCAGAGCTCTCTCGGATCCCATCTCTGCCTTCAGGCTGTGCTGTACAACTTCTTTAGTCTCTGctaaaagagaaaaaaaacagaacatCATGAGGTTTCACCTCTGAGCAGAGTTTGTGTGGCAAGTGGAAGGAAGCTGTGACGTCACGACCTGCCAGCACTGAGGGTACTGGCTGTGACCAGTGGAGGTATGGAGAGAGACCTTGTGGTTACCAAACTTATGCTGGAGATGTACTGATATCAGTATGCTTTCATCAATAGAGGATGCAACTGATCAAAACTGGGATTGAGGTGAAAGGAGGAGACAGTGAGGAACACTTTCCAAATCAGCATTAAATTCTGCAATTCTGACTCATGCAGCTAACGGACTCTGGGCAAAGACTGAACTATATCTGTTTTAAAATAAGACACTTTGTTTAATCTGGTGAAAATGTCCCAGCCACAATAACGGTAATGCTGGAGAGTTTTATAATTTACACAGCACGCTGCTACCTCCAGACTGGCCAGTGTGGAACCCGCACAGTCCCACAGGCTGTACTTACAGCAACTTACAGCAAGATTTATTTCCTACACTGGTCAGATTCCAGGATCACAAATGCCTGAATTTGAGAATGTTGAATAATCAGTGAATGACCGGGAATACTCCAGGTGACATGCAAGAACAATTCTGCCGCTGAAATTTCTTTCAACAAAAAATGTAAAATGGCCCATTTTCCTTTGTATTTAATTCATGTTTCAATTTGTGCATTCTGTGATTCCATTCGCAGGGCATCACTACACAGACAGACATTCCCCGTATTCTGAGGAAAGCCAATGTTCAGCATTTACTTTTCAAAgtaattttctttttctttccagGATTTCCAACAACTGCAGCTTTTTGTATCAGTTTATTTTGCTGAAACTGTGTCTGTGCCCCAGGGATGGGCAATTCATACCGGTGCCCCAGtgctgcccacatcccaagaacaggaAGATGTAAGCCTGCCATAGTGGTTGCGAAAGCAGAAGAACGCTGCCCTTCAGCAGGTCTGACAGATCCGAGAATACACTCGCTTCTCGTGAGAAAACCTCCGGTAACAAACATcacttcatagaatcagagaaagttacagcacggaaggaggccattcggcccatcgtgtccgcgccggccgacaaagagctacccagcctaatctcactttccagctctaagtctgtagccctgcaggttacagcacttcaggtgcacatccaaatatcttttaaatgtggtgaggctttctgcctctgccaccctttcaggcagtaagttccagacccccaccaccctctgcttcaaatctatgccccctggttgttgacctctctgccaggagaaacaggtccttcctatctactctattcaggcccctcataattttatacacctcaatcaggtctccccttagcctcctctgttccaaagaaaacagacccaacatctccaatctttccccatagccaaaattctccagtccaggcaacattcttgtaaatctcagtTAATGTGCCTATGGCTTTAAGAATAAAGGGATACGGGGACCGGGCAGGCTCGTGGGGTTGGGATACTGGGATACCGCTGATGCGGAAGATTAACACGGACTGGCTGAGCCCAACAGTCAGTTTCGCTGTTGTAATTTCGATGTAGAATCACCTCCGTGCACCGTGCGTGCACCTTCCCAGCTGGGAGGATGAGTGAACGGTGAAAGCATCAATATGTGAAGGAGCTATAGAAGCTTCAGGAAACAGATTTTTAAATTATAAAACACTGGAATTTATTATATCAAAATGCAGTTTTTGAAAAATTAATTCTAATGGTTTGTGGGGGCGAAATTGAGGCCCGGTCCCAAAGGATGTGCACCGACCGTTTATAACAGTTTTTCTCCGCCGCAGTCCATGGGGCGCAGATAGCGGAGAAGTTCACATATTGCGATGTTTGTTTGACTCGGGGTGAAAGTGCCCTCACAGGGGATCGGCCGCTGCGAGTCATCAGCATCGCGCTGACCCGTCACAA is a genomic window of Pristiophorus japonicus isolate sPriJap1 chromosome 21, sPriJap1.hap1, whole genome shotgun sequence containing:
- the LOC139233946 gene encoding zinc finger protein Aiolos-like isoform X1, translated to MSDMGTEEIQEQSQLEGGEAIPTVTEVPDLPEKSDVSDPVQEPSDQGQFNTDGIIDAVKPDDESEQAVDRREEDGCHVEDYGGANNGSVEEYGGANDGSVEEYGGANDGSVEEYGGANSGSFLLENEGYDGDQFNNQSTAADGIRASNGKLTCDICGLSCVGPNVLMVHKRSHTGERPFHCNQCGASFTQKGNLLRHAKLHTGEKPFKCHLCNYACRRRDALAGHLRTHSIDKPYKCSFCGRSYKQRSSLEEHKDRCHSYLQSTGLYTPAETKEVVQHSLKAEMGSERALVLDRLASNVAKRKSSMPQKFIGEKQFCFGYPDLRYTSTPSYNKEGEMMQTRFMDQAINNAISYLGAESLRPLVQTAPAPTSEMVSVISNLYPLSLTRSDPPNGHTREAAAHNSGFQLKNKSCETGTSPNSCLDSTDTESNHEDRNSQAYLQHHLIASQIRNGLPAAKENPKATAGSGREMFKVVTNEGEQVRVFKCEHCRVLYLDYVMFTIHMGCHGFRDPFECNVCGYRSQDKYEFSSHIARGEHRYYRK
- the LOC139233946 gene encoding zinc finger protein Aiolos-like isoform X2, with product MSDMGTEEIQEQSQLEGGEAIPTVTEVPDLPEKSDVSDPVQEPSDQGQFNTDGIIDAVKPDDESEQAVDRREEDGCHVEDYGGANNGSVEEYGGANDGSVEEYGGANDGSVEEYGGANSGSFLLENEGYDGDQFNNQSTAADGERPFHCNQCGASFTQKGNLLRHAKLHTGEKPFKCHLCNYACRRRDALAGHLRTHSIDKPYKCSFCGRSYKQRSSLEEHKDRCHSYLQSTGLYTPAETKEVVQHSLKAEMGSERALVLDRLASNVAKRKSSMPQKFIGEKQFCFGYPDLRYTSTPSYNKEGEMMQTRFMDQAINNAISYLGAESLRPLVQTAPAPTSEMVSVISNLYPLSLTRSDPPNGHTREAAAHNSGFQLKNKSCETGTSPNSCLDSTDTESNHEDRNSQAYLQHHLIASQIRNGLPAAKENPKATAGSGREMFKVVTNEGEQVRVFKCEHCRVLYLDYVMFTIHMGCHGFRDPFECNVCGYRSQDKYEFSSHIARGEHRYYRK